The region AGTATACACCACCAGCCTTAACATACATATTGATAACACTATTCGCAACAGAGACAAATTGATCCCGTTCCATCCTCATAACATCCTCATAACGGCAACGTGAATCTGTTCTCCCAGTTCTAGCCGGTTAAAATAGCATAAACGTGAAGAGTCTCGGAAGCAGATGGGGAAACACAGAGGAGGCACAACTTGAAGAAGTGGAGTTGACAATGGATCTTTGAGCAGATAACAAGGGTTGGCAAATGAGGGATTCAGATCATTATTGGATATAATTACGTGACAGAGGAAGCAGTAACAATAATAGATGTGAGCAAGGTAAAACAGGTCTCAAATGGTTTGTGAAGCTTGAGGTATGTTTAGTGTCGTGCTGTTtgttatgccatgttgaacttctTGAACATGATGTTAACCAAATTGGATATGATGTCTCTTAATGGTTAGATCATTGCAGGCACTAGGATATGTTCTAATTGCAAGGCCTGAATTTATGTTAGAACATGACATTGGAAAGATACTGGAGGAAACACTGTCTTCTCATGCTGATGCTCGGCTTAAGATTCAAGCATTGCAAAACATGTTCGAGTATCTTCTTGACGCTGAAAGCAAAATGGAAGCAGAAGTTGATGATAATGTACCTGGTCACTCGGTCAGAGCTGGGCAGAGTGTACCTGTTGCTGCCGGGGCTGGAGATACAAACATATGTGGGGGTATTGTTCAGTTGATTATCCAGTGTGAGCCTCCCCGGGATGTAGAAGCATGTATTCATCGGTCTAGACGTACAGGAAGAGCTGGCAACACTGGAGTTGCTGTGATGCTTTGATATTGTTGTGCTTTTGTATGACTGTTGTATACCTGCCATTTTGACCATGATTTGCATGAATCTACAGGATGATGACATGGTTATGGCTGCTGCAGGACCACGATTGCAGGATGCTTGCCAAGGTGAGTTCAGTGCCAAATACACATGAGTTGTCCTGTCCAAATAACCACTGTAAGTGCAACATATGGTCATGTGATTGTGGTGTCTGTTTTTTTTTGTGAATGCAAGACTGATTTGCATCTGTTGGTTATGGCAGTGCATCATTTATTTAACATGGCAATTTGGTTTATTGCAGGATCACAGCAAGTCTGTTTTGGTCTAAGTGTTTACTGATGATGGCAAGGCTAGTGGATTTGCAACAGGTATGTTAGTAGCTATGATGATGCATTGGTTTAGATGCCACGACCTGCCGTTGATTTTTGCTTCTGTTGTGAAAATGCAGGTTTCCGTGTTGCTTTGGTCTTTGGTAGAGGGTGGTTGCGTGTCTGAATTGTGGCATTCATGTCATGAGTAGCAAGCCCAAGAATTGCAGAATTCATCAAATTGATAAAGGTGGGAGCAGCATGCTGACAAGAAAAGTTGTGTAATACAGTGTAGCCTAAGCTTCCATCAGTGTTTTGATCATTCATCACAATTGCCCCATACCTAGATTGGTAGGACTCATTAAAGCTAGACATCAAATATTCACTCATTGAAAGTAGAGCATGTCCCAAAGTTGGCCCTGCTGCTTCCACTGCATCAGCATATGCCTTTTCTGAATTGGGAAATTTATATGAGCTTGGGTTGCCGAGAGTTAAAGCGTAACCAACTCCATAATGATGCTTCAAGAAAAGGGAGCTTCCACAGCATTTCAGAGAACCATTGGCCATGATAGCTATCCGGTCACCTAGTTCATCTGCTTCGTCCATGGAATGTGTTGTAAGCAAAATTATTCTGCCCTTCTTGATTTTTTTATTAACTGCCAAGTCAATCGCATTGAATATGGATCCATTCTACTTGTAGGCTCGTCAAGAATTAAAACCTTACTGTTTCCAACTAATGCGATTCCAAGAGACAACTTCCTCTTCATGCCACCAGAAAGAGATCTCACAACAGTGTTGATTTTATCAGCCAGGCCCACCTCATCAACCATATTAATAATAACGCTCTCCAGAGTGTCTTCCTCCACACCCTTTAATATAGCAAATAATTCTAAATGCTCTCTCACGGTCAATTCAGGAAAGAGTATATCATGTTGTGGACGGACACCCAAAACCTTCCGTATCTCATCAATATCAGAGACAATGttctttccaaaaaaaatcaaagCATCCCCAGAAGTAGGAGGAAGAAGACCAACAAGCATTGATATTGTCGTGCTTTTCCCAGCACCATTATGTCCTAGAAGAGCGAGAATCTGATTTTCATATAATGTCAGTTGTAATGAGTTAACAGCACAGCAATCTCCTTTTTTAGTATCATACACTTTATGCAAATTCCTGATTTGAATGCACCTGCCATCAAGCTCCTGTTGTTTCATGTCTAAGCTTATTGCTTCTATAGAAGGATTTGTAGTATCTTGCCCCAAAAGATTCCTTTCATTAGTTTTGAATTTCATTGCAAGTTTGGTTTATTGGCTGACTTCTGGTTGTTCTCTTGCATGCTGCAGGAAGGTTTGGATTGATATTGTTCCATCACCATTTTGAGGGAAGCTAAGGGTCGAACAGTTCATGAATTAATTCTTGAAGAATTCCACCATGACCTTTTCATGTAGGAAATTGGTTTGCTGTCACAAACGAGCTCGGCAGTGCCGTATGCAGCCTAAAGAATCATAAGAAGAAAAGGCAAGCATGTAAGCCAAGATTTGAACATTGAGCAACAACAAAGGCATTGCATTAATTGGTCGTTGAAGCAACAATTGCAGCAGACACCATGATGTTATGTACACACAGCCCATAACATGCAAAGAATCTTTTAAAACAAATATTGGTGTCATATTATGGACTTCCGCAGGAACAGAAGCAGACATGTAGAGGTTCCATTGTGAGCACATTTCACGAGTTTTCATAGGCATAATCCAAGGCAAAACCAATACAACTGTAACAGTAGTAAATGTCAGAGTGGCATAAAAAACTTGAACTGAAAAGGTGGCATCCTTATTGTATGCGGCAGACAGGTCCTGATGTTTCATAAAATATTG is a window of Lathyrus oleraceus cultivar Zhongwan6 chromosome 6, CAAS_Psat_ZW6_1.0, whole genome shotgun sequence DNA encoding:
- the LOC127092087 gene encoding ABC transporter A family member 1, with amino-acid sequence MKQQELDGRCIQIRNLHKVYDTKKGDCCAVNSLQLTLYENQILALLGHNGAGKSTTISMLVGLLPPTSGDALIFFGKNIVSDIDEIRKVLGVRPQHDILFPELTVREHLELFAILKGVEEDTLESVIINMVDEVGLADKINTVVRSLSGGMKRKLSLGIALVGNSKVLILDEPTSRMDPYSMRLTWQLIKKSRRAE